In Antechinus flavipes isolate AdamAnt ecotype Samford, QLD, Australia chromosome 3, AdamAnt_v2, whole genome shotgun sequence, a genomic segment contains:
- the MASP2 gene encoding mannan-binding lectin serine protease 2 isoform X1 has protein sequence MDFLRLSLLLATALLQVGGDPWPKAVFGRLASPGFPEVYPNNEEQSWNLTAPPGYRIRLYFTHFDLELSYLCEYDFVKLYSGDKLLATLCGQESTDTEQAPGNHTFHSEGSRLRVAFRSDYSNEKDFTGFEAFYAAEDIDECGVPPGADPICDHHCHNYLGGFSCSCRAGFKLHKDKHTCSAQDN, from the exons ATGGACTTCCTGAG GCTGAGTCTCTTGCTGGCAACGGCCCTGCTGCAAGTGGGCGGAGACCCATGGCCGAAGGCCGTATTTGGGCGCCTCGCATCCCCCGGTTTCCCGGAAGTGTACCCCAACAACGAGGAGCAGAGCTGGAACCTGACGGCCCCCCCCGGCTACCGAATCCGGCTCTACTTTACCCACTTCGATCTGGAGCTGTCCTATCTCTGCGAATATGACTTTGTGAAG CTCTACTCTGGGGACAAGCTGCTGGCCACCCTCTGCGGGCAGGAGAGCACGGACACGGAGCAGGCGCCCGGCAACCACACGTTTCACTCGGAGGGCAGCCGCCTCCGCGTCGCCTTCCGCTCCGACTATTCCAACGAGAAGGACTTCACCGGCTTTGAGGCCTTCTACGCGGCCGAGG ACATTGATGAATGCGGGGTGCCACCCGGAGCGGACCCCATCTGTGACCACCATTGCCACAATTACCTGGGCGGCTTCTCCTGCTCCTGCCGAGCCGGCTTCAAACTCCACAAAGACAAGCACACCTGCTCAG CACAAGATAATTAA